In a single window of the Pseudogemmatithrix spongiicola genome:
- a CDS encoding Ig-like domain-containing protein: protein MKPTGRRAAAGIALFALSLLSCGREVTGPDGRRLALLAFAPEFSGPVAVVEGAGDAVPFERVRVVLRRSDGSIMKDTTVAFPSTADEVSLALLVPIPQDAPSDGLPLTVAMAYVNAAGDTVFRGGPNPVVARPVGSPGASNPVTVPVTYEGAGKDAATVTIAPRSGVVVSGTTRAFSATAFDGQGAPIAGTPFVFESLDPTRATVNPVSGVATWLPVRGTARIVASLPNGLRADTATMTVALPASKLVLASGNAQTGAVNTALANPIVLRTLASDDVPVEGVVVTFAVAAGGGALSVTTDTSDANGEVQTAWTLGGAIGAQGITATATGLTGSPLAIAATAVAGAPARLEITQQAATGVAGTALAPALLVIARDAFGNAVPAFTENVSVAVAGANPPTLGGTTSRAAVGGTATFNDLVLQRAGEFKLVVSSGPLTPDTTTVLQVAAGAAVKLKFVQQPTNAVAGATIAPPVAVRAYDAFNNVAKGFTGSIGLALLTAPGATLGGTTAVNAVDGVAAFADLSVATSGSAYRLHATSGGLAPDTSAVFNIAPGAPAQLALILPPPEAVVAGTAFDVQLRVRDAQGNTVPSYSQPIAVAFDAAPTGASFLSGNSPVVPTDGTAEFSAIAFDKIGVYRLRFSSEALGVVSADIQVTAGVAHALSIVSGNAQTGEGGTTLAQPLVAKVSDALGNPIAGATITWAVTSGGGSLDLTAVPAPGPGQSAAVWTLGLGAGPQTVRATADGLAPVDFSATATAATPATMAFVTQPANIVAGDTLPSIKVAVRNAAGQTIPDFNGSVSLALTGGTAGAALVGVATTEAVAGVATFANLTVNKGGAAYRLVASHAPLPTLQSDAFDVAAAPAATLTVLGGGGQSAPVATVLGDSIRVRLTDAFGFPVPGQAVQFTVTLGGGSASAASVVSDADGRASVRWTTGSVGPQQLRVHVGALEQLVSATAIASGPTTLFAGVDYTIVRVGGSRSVPLYLTNPSATPVEVTLTVPTEGQPPASWATSTVQFAPGATRVDATLNGLALGEIVAYVSSSVGEDSIVVTVDSSYVSIAQLYDYWSAAGDTIRTFVRISDPAPAGGIFITVRSSDTTVALVAPSSGSGVPAEGCFAEYCYGGDIQAAVAAPTVGGIDRLSAPPADSALVFIPEGGIVGEFAIVLLASTSGCSTVDITAGAAGFASGSTNFVVQSQYLYYYIDYPYASPANGVGEGQVASLTFYLGVEARRDTRVHFESSNPAVLEVDSLVLVPRGSTTYLSVQPRVIAAAADSAWLRFWVDGGARDSLPVFGTAPKLVVEGNLYNAVGGASYVQIGVGSAKQPTQRFRRAAPLTVTVTSTDPGVLMPERSTVELSPDDLTAEMGVRLVGSGSASLVFTAPGHEPDTVSFTTFTAGLSFDNSYPSLGVGQLLDHPVYVNSTGASGAGARTVTVTSSNPGIVEVVTPTVALGPNGALVRVRGVAAGSSTLTFSGPQLNSTNLGFTVGPTSLQLFSGGTFPPDGLARSVSSVITSAGGVRALADTARAVLRSSNPTVLAVADSQIVWLPRIAAYNYQGRVRPLAPGTATLWLVRPGVDSVSLPFNVTTYALVPYFPSVVVGEQLQAYFSLSRQGPDTLVQSVSVTSRQGRVSIHDLPATFGVGEYTINGRFVGESFGTDTLDIVVEGYAPMTQVVYVENTSAAYYIGEYSSPSVGTVYPYVGNTFSVTGVPGGTVIGKPLRLRVVPRDTSMVEAVQDTIEWAIGGSYTPARFATLRYKRVGSTIIDIVDIDGVIDGDSVEIYIEPADLYGSLSGYYGSSGFSIGMHQESDPYELYVQRGIISAEPLWVHLESSNPGLVSVPDSVLIEAENYYAYFPLVSGDTTGSAVITASAPGYNPWRFEVLVTRAVFELYGYETFTDRGRRVEVYAVDALQQYSHDFRSDVEARFTTTTPALIDAQSEPTFILPAGDSYAEVIGPRGVMAGSGRLGVMDARTARFDSVATGWEQVDVYRARLTPQSDPIRLSAGLRSDASRASFTVATGKDTAVVHLASLNGRFTAPDSAMAVGDFYYSVSTVGAALAGVVQGRDTLVTTFAGETDSIVVDIGLGILRSAGVDGQSIAVGDSILLQVSVLDAMGEVAEAVSDMTLSASVSDTSFAVIKDGVEVYEVTIPAGASSFQFWVQATSLGNSILTLSHPNFRSYQVRLNSVVRP, encoded by the coding sequence ATGAAGCCAACCGGCCGCCGCGCCGCCGCCGGCATCGCGCTCTTCGCGCTCTCGCTGCTGTCCTGCGGCCGCGAGGTGACGGGGCCCGACGGCCGCCGCCTCGCCCTCCTCGCATTCGCCCCCGAGTTCTCCGGCCCGGTCGCGGTCGTCGAGGGCGCGGGCGATGCCGTGCCGTTCGAACGGGTGCGCGTCGTCCTCCGCCGCAGCGACGGCAGCATCATGAAGGACACCACGGTGGCGTTCCCATCGACGGCCGACGAGGTGTCGTTGGCGCTGCTGGTGCCGATCCCGCAGGATGCGCCGAGCGACGGGCTGCCGCTGACCGTGGCGATGGCCTATGTCAACGCAGCGGGTGATACGGTATTCCGCGGTGGGCCGAACCCCGTCGTCGCTCGGCCGGTGGGCTCACCCGGAGCTTCGAACCCCGTCACGGTGCCGGTCACGTACGAGGGCGCGGGCAAGGACGCGGCGACCGTTACGATTGCGCCAAGGTCCGGCGTGGTCGTGAGCGGCACGACGCGCGCCTTCTCGGCGACGGCATTCGACGGGCAAGGCGCGCCGATCGCCGGCACGCCGTTCGTGTTCGAGTCGCTGGATCCGACGCGCGCGACGGTGAATCCGGTGAGCGGCGTCGCGACCTGGCTGCCCGTACGCGGCACGGCGCGCATCGTCGCGTCGCTGCCCAACGGTCTCCGCGCCGACACGGCGACGATGACCGTCGCGCTGCCGGCGTCGAAGCTCGTCCTCGCGAGCGGGAACGCGCAGACGGGCGCGGTGAACACGGCGCTGGCGAACCCCATCGTGCTGCGCACGCTGGCCAGCGACGACGTCCCGGTCGAGGGCGTGGTCGTGACCTTCGCCGTCGCCGCGGGCGGCGGCGCGCTGAGCGTGACGACCGATACCTCTGACGCCAACGGCGAGGTGCAGACCGCGTGGACCTTGGGTGGCGCGATCGGCGCCCAGGGCATCACGGCGACGGCGACGGGACTGACCGGGTCGCCGTTGGCAATAGCGGCGACGGCTGTCGCCGGCGCACCGGCGCGCCTCGAGATCACCCAGCAGGCCGCTACGGGTGTGGCGGGCACGGCGCTGGCGCCGGCGCTCCTGGTGATCGCGCGCGATGCGTTCGGAAACGCCGTGCCGGCGTTCACGGAGAACGTGAGCGTCGCGGTGGCGGGCGCGAATCCGCCGACCTTGGGCGGTACCACTTCACGGGCCGCTGTCGGCGGCACCGCGACCTTCAATGACCTCGTGCTGCAGCGCGCGGGCGAGTTCAAGCTCGTCGTGAGCAGCGGCCCCCTGACGCCGGACACCACGACGGTGCTGCAGGTCGCCGCGGGCGCCGCCGTCAAGCTCAAGTTCGTGCAGCAGCCCACGAACGCCGTCGCCGGCGCGACCATTGCGCCGCCGGTGGCGGTGCGCGCCTACGACGCCTTCAACAACGTCGCGAAGGGATTCACCGGCAGCATCGGGCTGGCACTGCTCACCGCGCCCGGCGCGACGCTGGGCGGGACGACCGCGGTCAACGCCGTTGACGGGGTGGCCGCCTTCGCCGACCTGTCCGTCGCCACGAGCGGCAGCGCGTATCGCCTCCACGCGACGAGCGGCGGCCTCGCGCCTGACACCAGCGCGGTGTTCAACATCGCGCCGGGCGCGCCGGCGCAGCTGGCGCTCATCCTGCCGCCGCCCGAGGCCGTGGTGGCCGGTACGGCGTTCGACGTGCAGCTGCGCGTGCGCGACGCCCAGGGCAACACGGTCCCGAGCTACTCGCAGCCCATTGCGGTGGCCTTCGATGCGGCGCCGACCGGGGCCAGCTTCCTCTCGGGGAACTCGCCCGTCGTCCCGACGGACGGCACGGCCGAGTTCAGCGCGATCGCGTTCGACAAGATCGGCGTGTATCGCCTGCGCTTCTCGAGCGAGGCGCTCGGCGTGGTGTCGGCGGATATCCAGGTCACGGCGGGCGTCGCGCATGCACTGAGCATCGTGAGCGGCAACGCGCAGACGGGTGAGGGCGGCACGACGCTCGCGCAGCCACTCGTGGCGAAGGTAAGCGATGCCTTGGGCAACCCCATCGCCGGCGCGACCATCACCTGGGCCGTGACGTCAGGCGGGGGATCGCTGGACCTGACGGCGGTGCCCGCGCCGGGCCCGGGCCAGAGCGCCGCCGTCTGGACGTTGGGACTTGGCGCCGGACCGCAGACTGTGCGCGCGACAGCGGACGGCCTCGCGCCCGTGGACTTCAGCGCGACGGCAACCGCGGCAACGCCAGCGACGATGGCGTTCGTCACGCAACCGGCGAACATCGTCGCGGGCGACACGCTGCCGTCGATCAAGGTCGCGGTGCGCAACGCCGCTGGCCAGACGATTCCCGACTTCAACGGCTCGGTCTCGCTTGCGCTTACCGGTGGCACCGCGGGTGCTGCTCTCGTGGGCGTTGCGACCACCGAAGCGGTCGCGGGCGTGGCGACCTTCGCGAACCTCACGGTGAACAAGGGTGGTGCCGCGTACCGGCTGGTCGCGTCGCACGCCCCGCTCCCCACCCTGCAGTCAGATGCGTTCGACGTCGCGGCGGCTCCGGCCGCGACGCTGACCGTACTCGGCGGCGGCGGGCAATCGGCGCCGGTCGCCACGGTCCTCGGCGACTCCATCCGTGTGCGCCTGACCGATGCGTTTGGATTCCCCGTGCCGGGGCAGGCGGTGCAGTTCACCGTGACGCTCGGCGGCGGCAGCGCATCGGCGGCCTCCGTGGTGAGTGACGCCGACGGCCGCGCCAGCGTGCGCTGGACGACCGGCAGCGTGGGGCCGCAGCAGTTGCGCGTGCACGTCGGCGCGCTGGAACAGCTCGTGAGCGCCACGGCGATCGCGAGCGGGCCGACGACGCTGTTTGCGGGCGTGGACTACACGATTGTGCGCGTCGGCGGCAGCCGCAGCGTGCCGCTGTACCTCACGAATCCCTCGGCCACGCCGGTTGAGGTCACCCTGACCGTGCCGACCGAGGGCCAGCCACCCGCGAGCTGGGCGACGTCCACCGTGCAGTTCGCGCCCGGCGCGACGCGGGTGGATGCCACGCTCAACGGCTTGGCCCTCGGCGAGATCGTCGCCTACGTGAGCTCGAGCGTCGGCGAGGATTCGATCGTCGTGACCGTGGACTCGTCGTACGTCTCGATTGCGCAGCTGTACGACTACTGGAGCGCCGCCGGCGACACGATCCGGACCTTCGTGCGCATCAGCGACCCCGCGCCGGCCGGCGGGATCTTCATCACCGTGCGCAGCTCCGATACGACCGTGGCGTTGGTCGCGCCGAGCTCTGGCAGCGGCGTTCCGGCCGAAGGCTGCTTCGCCGAGTACTGCTATGGGGGCGACATCCAGGCGGCAGTCGCCGCGCCGACCGTCGGCGGTATCGATCGGCTGAGCGCGCCGCCGGCCGACTCGGCACTGGTCTTCATTCCCGAGGGAGGGATCGTCGGGGAGTTCGCCATCGTGCTGCTCGCATCGACGAGCGGTTGCTCCACCGTGGACATCACGGCGGGGGCCGCCGGATTCGCGAGCGGGTCCACGAACTTCGTGGTGCAGTCGCAGTATCTCTACTACTACATCGACTATCCGTACGCGTCGCCGGCGAACGGCGTCGGCGAGGGGCAGGTGGCGTCGCTCACGTTCTACCTCGGGGTCGAGGCACGGCGCGACACGCGCGTGCACTTCGAGAGCAGCAATCCGGCGGTCCTCGAGGTGGACAGCTTGGTCCTCGTGCCGCGTGGCTCGACGACGTACCTCTCGGTGCAGCCGCGCGTCATCGCCGCTGCGGCGGACTCGGCGTGGCTCCGCTTCTGGGTCGATGGCGGCGCGCGCGACTCCCTCCCGGTGTTCGGCACGGCACCCAAGCTCGTCGTCGAAGGCAACCTGTACAACGCAGTGGGCGGCGCGTCCTACGTGCAGATCGGCGTCGGCAGTGCGAAGCAGCCGACCCAGCGCTTCCGCCGGGCGGCCCCGCTGACCGTGACGGTCACGTCGACCGATCCGGGCGTGCTCATGCCGGAGCGCAGCACGGTCGAGCTGTCGCCCGACGACCTGACGGCAGAGATGGGCGTGCGGCTCGTCGGCAGCGGGTCCGCGTCGCTGGTGTTCACGGCACCGGGGCACGAACCCGATACCGTCTCGTTCACGACGTTCACGGCCGGACTCTCCTTCGACAACTCCTACCCGTCGCTCGGCGTGGGGCAACTGCTCGATCATCCCGTGTATGTGAATTCGACGGGCGCGTCCGGCGCCGGCGCACGCACGGTGACGGTCACGTCGTCGAACCCGGGCATCGTCGAAGTCGTGACGCCCACGGTTGCGCTCGGACCGAACGGTGCGCTCGTGCGCGTCCGCGGCGTCGCCGCCGGCAGCTCGACGCTGACGTTCTCCGGCCCGCAACTCAACTCGACGAACCTGGGCTTCACCGTCGGACCGACCTCGTTGCAGCTCTTCAGCGGCGGGACGTTCCCGCCCGACGGGCTCGCCCGAAGCGTCAGTTCGGTCATCACCTCGGCGGGCGGCGTGCGTGCCTTGGCCGACACGGCCCGAGCCGTGCTGCGCTCGAGCAACCCCACAGTGCTCGCCGTCGCCGACTCGCAGATCGTCTGGCTGCCCCGCATCGCCGCGTACAACTACCAGGGTCGCGTGCGGCCCCTCGCGCCGGGCACCGCGACGCTCTGGCTCGTCCGCCCCGGCGTCGACAGCGTCAGCCTCCCCTTCAACGTGACGACGTACGCCCTCGTCCCGTACTTCCCCTCGGTGGTGGTGGGCGAACAGCTCCAGGCCTATTTCTCGCTTTCCCGCCAGGGTCCGGACACGCTCGTGCAATCCGTGTCCGTCACGTCGCGCCAAGGCCGCGTCAGCATCCACGACCTGCCGGCGACGTTCGGCGTCGGCGAATACACGATCAATGGCCGCTTCGTCGGCGAGTCGTTCGGCACCGACACGCTCGACATCGTCGTTGAGGGCTACGCACCGATGACGCAGGTGGTGTACGTCGAGAACACGTCCGCCGCGTACTACATCGGGGAGTATTCCTCGCCGTCCGTCGGCACCGTGTACCCGTACGTCGGGAACACCTTCAGCGTGACCGGGGTCCCGGGCGGCACGGTGATCGGCAAGCCGCTGCGGCTCCGCGTCGTCCCACGTGACACGAGCATGGTCGAAGCCGTGCAGGACACCATCGAGTGGGCGATCGGCGGCAGCTACACCCCGGCGCGGTTCGCCACGCTGCGCTACAAGCGCGTGGGCAGCACGATCATCGATATCGTGGACATCGACGGGGTCATCGACGGTGACAGCGTCGAGATCTACATCGAGCCGGCGGATCTCTACGGTTCGCTGTCGGGCTACTACGGCAGCTCGGGCTTCTCCATCGGCATGCATCAGGAGTCGGATCCGTACGAGCTCTACGTCCAACGCGGCATCATCTCCGCGGAGCCGCTGTGGGTCCACCTCGAGTCGTCGAACCCGGGACTCGTCTCCGTGCCGGACTCAGTGCTCATCGAGGCGGAGAACTACTACGCGTACTTCCCGCTGGTATCCGGCGATACCACGGGCTCGGCGGTCATCACCGCGTCGGCACCCGGCTACAACCCGTGGCGCTTCGAGGTGCTCGTGACGCGGGCGGTCTTCGAGCTGTATGGCTACGAGACGTTCACGGACCGCGGGCGGAGGGTCGAGGTCTATGCCGTCGACGCCTTGCAGCAGTATTCGCACGACTTCAGGTCGGATGTCGAGGCACGCTTCACGACGACGACGCCTGCGCTGATCGACGCCCAGAGTGAGCCGACGTTCATCTTGCCGGCCGGCGACTCGTATGCGGAGGTGATCGGGCCGCGCGGCGTGATGGCCGGCAGCGGGCGCCTGGGCGTCATGGATGCCCGCACGGCGCGCTTCGATTCCGTCGCGACGGGCTGGGAGCAAGTCGACGTCTACCGCGCACGGCTGACGCCGCAGTCCGATCCCATCAGGCTCAGCGCCGGATTGCGCAGCGACGCCTCACGCGCGTCGTTCACCGTCGCCACGGGCAAGGACACGGCCGTCGTGCACCTCGCCTCGCTGAACGGGCGCTTCACTGCACCGGACAGCGCGATGGCGGTCGGGGACTTCTACTACTCCGTGTCCACGGTGGGCGCGGCGCTCGCCGGTGTGGTGCAGGGTCGCGACACCCTCGTCACCACGTTCGCCGGCGAGACGGACTCCATCGTGGTGGACATCGGGCTCGGCATCCTGCGCTCGGCTGGCGTGGATGGCCAGTCGATTGCGGTCGGCGACTCCATCCTGCTGCAGGTCAGCGTGCTGGACGCGATGGGCGAAGTCGCCGAAGCCGTGTCCGACATGACGCTGTCGGCCTCGGTCAGCGACACGAGTTTCGCCGTGATCAAGGATGGCGTGGAGGTCTACGAGGTCACGATTCCCGCCGGGGCGAGTTCATTCCAGTTCTGGGTGCAGGCGACCTCGCTCGGCAACTCAATCTTGACGCTCAGTCACCCCAACTTCCGGTCGTATCAAGTCCGGCTCAACTCGGTGGTGCGGCCATGA